Proteins encoded within one genomic window of Salipaludibacillus agaradhaerens:
- the pflA gene encoding pyruvate formate-lyase-activating protein — protein MNGRIHSIETSGMVDGPGIRYVIFTQGCLLRCQYCHNPDSWDRDGGEIRSVSSLVTDIKKYWPYMKHSNGGVTVSGGEPLLQIDFLIELFKQLKENGIHTTIDSSGGCFSSHQAFQDKLDELLQYTDLVLLDLKHIDDKKHKHLTGMTNKHILEFAKMLSNKNVPVWIRHVLVPGISDDTEDLKQLSSFINTLENVKKVEVLPYHKMGVYKWKELGLSYPLEGVEPPDDAKTAEAKRILQLH, from the coding sequence ATGAATGGTAGAATACATTCAATTGAAACATCTGGTATGGTAGACGGACCGGGGATCCGCTACGTGATTTTTACACAAGGTTGTTTGCTCCGATGCCAATATTGTCACAACCCTGATTCATGGGATCGTGATGGTGGAGAAATACGATCTGTCTCTTCATTGGTCACTGATATTAAAAAATACTGGCCATATATGAAACATTCTAACGGAGGTGTGACAGTAAGTGGTGGTGAACCACTTTTACAGATCGATTTTTTAATTGAATTATTTAAACAGTTAAAAGAGAATGGTATCCATACAACAATAGATAGCTCCGGTGGATGTTTTTCTTCCCATCAAGCATTTCAAGACAAGCTAGACGAACTGTTACAATATACAGATTTAGTTTTATTAGATTTAAAACACATTGATGATAAAAAACACAAACATTTAACGGGTATGACGAATAAACATATACTTGAATTTGCAAAAATGCTGTCTAATAAAAACGTGCCAGTTTGGATCAGACATGTCCTAGTCCCTGGTATTTCCGATGATACGGAAGACTTAAAACAGCTCTCATCATTTATTAATACACTGGAAAATGTTAAAAAAGTGGAGGTATTACCTTACCATAAAATGGGGGTTTATAAGTGGAAGGAATTAGGTCTATCCTATCCTTTAGAAGGTGTAGAACCACCTGATGATGCTAAAACAGCTGAAGCTAAACGAATTCTTCAGCTACATTAA
- the pflB gene encoding formate C-acetyltransferase, producing the protein MAFNGGSWENDINVRDFIQKNYTLYEGDESFLEGATEATDELWKQIMALTAEERERGGVYDLDTSIVSTITSHKAGYLNKDKEKVVGVQTDVPFKRSMQPYGGIRMAKAALQSYGYELDEEVEKIFTDYRKTHNQGVFDAYTPEMMLARKVGIITGLPDAYGRGRIIGDYRRVALYGVDRLIEAKKEEVADLPTNMSEDVIRLREELAEQMRALNELKELGTIYGFDISKPATNATEAFQWLYLGYLAAIKEQNGAAMSLGRVSTFLDIYIERDLETGVLTEQAAQELVDHFVMKLRLVKFARTPEYNELFSGDPTWVTESIAGIGKDGRPLVTKSSYRFLHTLKNLGPAPEPNLTVLWSPALPEAFKHYCAKMSIDTSSIQYENDEIMRPEYGDDYGIACCVSAMEIGKQMQFFGARANLAKGLLYAINGGVDEKAKVKVAHGIEPITSEYLDYEEVKKNFDVVLEWLAGLYINTLNVIHYMHDKYSYERIEMALHDRDIRRTMATGIAGLSVAADSLSAIKHSKVKVIRDEDGLAVDYEIEGDYPQYGNDDDLVDDIAKELVVKFSDMLKKHDTYRQSETTMSILTITSNVVYGKKTGNTPDGRKDGEPFAPGANPLHGRDKKGALASLNSVAKMPYANSLDGISNTFSIVPKALGREEDDQKANLASILDGYSEKEGHHLNINVFDRSTLLDAMEHPEEYPQLTIRVSGYAVNFIKLTREQQIDVINRTFHESM; encoded by the coding sequence ATGGCTTTCAATGGTGGCAGTTGGGAAAATGACATTAATGTACGAGATTTCATTCAGAAAAACTACACACTTTATGAGGGGGATGAAAGCTTTTTAGAGGGTGCAACAGAGGCTACTGACGAGTTATGGAAACAAATTATGGCTTTAACAGCTGAAGAACGGGAGCGTGGCGGCGTTTATGACTTAGATACGTCTATCGTGTCCACGATCACATCTCACAAAGCTGGTTATTTAAACAAAGATAAAGAGAAAGTTGTTGGGGTACAAACAGATGTCCCTTTTAAACGTTCTATGCAGCCTTATGGTGGTATAAGAATGGCTAAAGCCGCTCTTCAATCTTACGGCTATGAATTAGATGAAGAAGTTGAGAAAATTTTCACTGACTACCGTAAAACACATAACCAAGGTGTTTTCGATGCCTATACACCGGAAATGATGTTAGCTAGAAAAGTTGGGATCATCACAGGTTTACCTGATGCTTACGGCCGTGGTCGTATTATCGGTGATTACCGACGAGTAGCACTATATGGTGTAGATCGTCTTATTGAAGCTAAAAAAGAAGAAGTTGCAGATCTTCCAACTAATATGTCTGAAGACGTTATTCGTTTACGCGAGGAACTCGCAGAGCAAATGAGAGCTTTAAACGAATTAAAAGAGCTGGGTACCATTTATGGATTTGACATTTCTAAACCAGCAACAAACGCTACAGAAGCTTTCCAATGGCTCTATCTCGGTTACTTAGCAGCTATTAAAGAACAAAATGGTGCTGCTATGAGTCTTGGGCGTGTCTCAACCTTCCTTGACATTTATATTGAACGTGATCTTGAAACAGGTGTTTTAACAGAGCAAGCGGCACAAGAGCTTGTGGACCACTTTGTTATGAAATTACGTCTCGTAAAATTTGCAAGAACACCTGAATATAATGAGCTATTCAGTGGTGACCCTACATGGGTGACTGAATCAATCGCTGGAATTGGAAAAGACGGTCGCCCACTCGTAACGAAAAGCTCATATAGATTTCTTCATACGTTGAAAAATTTAGGACCTGCACCAGAGCCTAACTTAACCGTCCTTTGGTCTCCTGCCCTACCAGAAGCATTCAAGCATTATTGTGCAAAAATGTCCATTGACACTAGCTCCATTCAATACGAAAATGACGAAATTATGCGTCCAGAATACGGTGACGACTATGGGATCGCATGTTGTGTATCCGCTATGGAAATCGGTAAGCAAATGCAATTTTTCGGCGCCCGCGCTAACCTAGCAAAAGGATTATTATATGCCATTAACGGCGGTGTTGATGAAAAAGCGAAAGTAAAAGTAGCCCATGGTATTGAACCGATTACATCAGAATACCTTGATTATGAAGAAGTTAAGAAAAACTTCGATGTGGTTCTTGAATGGTTGGCCGGTTTATATATTAATACACTCAACGTTATTCATTATATGCATGACAAATATAGCTACGAGCGTATAGAAATGGCGTTACATGATCGTGATATCCGCAGAACAATGGCGACAGGTATTGCTGGTCTCTCAGTTGCTGCTGACTCTCTAAGTGCAATTAAGCATTCAAAAGTTAAAGTGATTCGAGATGAAGATGGTCTTGCAGTTGATTATGAAATTGAAGGCGACTATCCTCAATATGGTAACGACGATGATCTTGTAGATGATATTGCGAAAGAACTTGTCGTTAAATTTTCTGATATGCTTAAAAAGCATGACACTTACCGCCAATCTGAAACAACGATGTCAATCTTAACAATTACATCTAACGTTGTTTATGGTAAGAAAACCGGTAATACACCTGATGGTCGTAAAGACGGTGAACCATTCGCTCCAGGTGCTAACCCACTTCACGGCCGGGATAAAAAAGGTGCTTTAGCATCCTTAAACTCTGTTGCTAAAATGCCTTATGCTAATTCTTTAGATGGTATTTCTAACACATTCTCTATAGTACCAAAAGCGTTAGGTCGAGAAGAGGATGATCAAAAAGCAAATCTGGCTTCCATCCTTGACGGCTATTCTGAGAAAGAAGGTCACCATTTAAATATTAATGTATTTGACCGCTCCACATTACTTGATGCTATGGAGCATCCGGAAGAATACCCACAGTTAACGATTCGTGTGTCTGGTTATGCTGTAAACTTCATTAAATTAACTCGTGAACAACAAATCGATGTTATAAACCGAACTTTCCACGAATCAATGTAA